The Mycteria americana isolate JAX WOST 10 ecotype Jacksonville Zoo and Gardens chromosome 2, USCA_MyAme_1.0, whole genome shotgun sequence genome contains the following window.
GGCTCTCAGCTCTCTGGCCATGCCCATTTGGTTGCTGGTTTGGGGATGCTCCCTGTCTCTGGCCCCAGTGCCCCACCTGGActgcaggcacagggctgggcacCCCACATGGACCCGGCAGGGAAATACTGGTAACCTCTGGTTTACCACCACAGTTGCATTTTCCTTGATCTCCTCTGCCCCTCTGGTGCAAGAACCTCATCCTGGATCTTGCAGAGGAGGTCTGGTCACTCATGTTCATTCCTCCTTTGCATCCTCCAACACAGCTGAGGCACGGCTGTTTTGTCCTCATGCAGCTTGGTGTGAGCTGACTTGTGCCTAGTATATTTACTAAGAGGGTAATTTGGGATTTGGGCCTCATGAACTTCATTGTCCTTGAACAGGTGGGTTACACGACACCAACATCTAACTCCTCTGCAGCCTATGAATATGCCTTCTTCTACCCAGAACTGGACATCAGCTGTGATCTTGAAAATATTCCAGCATTTGCATCtgtcttttttccagtgctgtaCTCCCTACTGTTTGTGACTGGCCTCGTGGGAAATGCTTTGGTCGTTTGGGTCCTAACAGTCTTCAAGAAAGTCAGGGCCATGACTGATGTGTATCTGTTGAACCTCGCCATCTCTGacctcctctttgttttctccctccccttcttggTTCAGTACTCCATCGTGAGCCAATGGACTTTTGGAAATGCGATGTGTAAAATCATCAGCTCAGCTTACTTCATTGGTTTCTACAGCAGCGCCTTCTTCATAACCATCATGAGCGTCGACAGGTACTTGGCCATTGTCCATTCTGTTTACGCTCTACAGGTTCGGACAACTGCCCATGGGGTTATCACCAGCCTGGTCCTTTGGGCAGTTGCCATTTTAGCATCAGCGccagacttaatttttttccaggaagcgAATGACAATAACCAGACTAAGTGCATCCCTCACTATCCTGACAGCAACAATGGCTGGAAGACTTTCAGTAATTTTGAAGTCAATGTGCTGGGGTG
Protein-coding sequences here:
- the LOC142406643 gene encoding C-C chemokine receptor type 8-like, which encodes MEGNLTYLLGRGSSEDTLVGYTTPTSNSSAAYEYAFFYPELDISCDLENIPAFASVFFPVLYSLLFVTGLVGNALVVWVLTVFKKVRAMTDVYLLNLAISDLLFVFSLPFLVQYSIVSQWTFGNAMCKIISSAYFIGFYSSAFFITIMSVDRYLAIVHSVYALQVRTTAHGVITSLVLWAVAILASAPDLIFFQEANDNNQTKCIPHYPDSNNGWKTFSNFEVNVLGWLIPVGVLIFCYHSILKNLQKCHTQNKYKAMKLVFIVVIVFFLFWTPVNIVLFLDSLRNMYIIDDCQTSRRLDLAMELAEALSFVHCCLNPVIYAFVGEKFKKHLCKAFRKYAHFLLICKDYSAFNGRSLDKHSSLHATSSQSSFVGTVL